A genomic region of Arachis hypogaea cultivar Tifrunner chromosome 5, arahy.Tifrunner.gnm2.J5K5, whole genome shotgun sequence contains the following coding sequences:
- the LOC140184636 gene encoding uncharacterized protein yields MHNKAQPEGSIAEGYLMQEILTFCSRYLDNIETIWNQRKRVVGESNTGFTYFTLSPIEKRQAHRHVLTNCRAVDNYLRDYRDIVKKRLRSRTRDTTEIDKKVHREFVDWFSNHICTNLNKLPDVDKDILISLSQGPYDQARKFSSYDVNGYRFRTLARDNGLKTQNSRVFGTFGTRSYSSSKDTRMNFAAVPYYGKLVDIIELFYNGFTVLLFKCQWANTTSPRGIKKDNLGFLSVNFTRLIHTGEHEDDEPYIKASEAQMVYYVDDEKEKGWCIPIHLKPRDLYNMGGDNMGEDDEITVSNDNYPPQDLESLFPDENTNIKLARIVVDDDLPIINENYDENEDMLV; encoded by the exons ATGCATAATAAAGCACAACCAGAGGGCTCTATTGCTGAAGGTTATCTTATGCAAGAGATCCTTACATTTTGTTCAAGATACCTGGACAATATTGAGACAATATGGAATCAACGTAAGCGTGTTG TTGGAGAATCAAATACTGGTTTCACATATTTTACTTTATCACCAATTGAGAAGAGGCAGGCTCATAGGCATGTTTTGACAAATTGTCGTGCAGTTGATAACTATCTTAGGGATTATAGAGATATTGTGAAGAAAAGATTAAGAAGCCGAACAAGGGATACTACTGAGATAGACAAAAAGGTTCATAGAGAATTTGTTGATTGGTTCTCTAATCAT ATTTGTACTAATCTCAACAAACTTCCTGATgtggataaagacattcttatcaGTCTTTCTCAAGGACCATATGACCAAGCAAGAAAGTTCTCTTCATATGATGTTAACGGATATAGATTTCGAACTTTAGCAAGGGATAATGGATTAAAAACTCAGAATAGCAGAGTTTTTGGTACATTTGGAACAAGAAGTTACTCAAGTAGTAAAGATACCCGAATGAACTTTGCTGCGGTACCTTATTATGGAAAGTTGGTAGACATCATTGAGCTTTTCTACAATGGCTTTACAGTTCTCTTGTTTAAATGTCAATGGGCAAACACAACTAGTCCTAGAGGAATCAAAAAGGACAATTTGGGTTTTTTATCTGTGAACTTTACAAGGCTCATACATACTGGTGAACATGAAGATGACGAGCCATATATTAAAGCTTCTGAAGCCCAGATGGTATATTATGTGGATGATGAGAAAGAAAAAGGATGGTGCATACCAATTCACTTGAAGCCAAGAGATTTGTATAACATGGGTGGAGATAATATGGGTGAAGATGATGAAATTACAGTATCCAATGATAATTATCCACCACAAGACTTAGAGTCTCTTTTTccagatgaaaatacaaatataaaattggCGAGAATAGTTGTAGATGATGATCTTCCAATAATCAATGAAAACTATGATGAGAATGAGGATATGCTTGTGTAA
- the LOC112800905 gene encoding replication protein A 70 kDa DNA-binding subunit C isoform X1 codes for MAESFDLLMDVSPKKLAWNFLVHVVRLWKTPCRYNPKEINSIEMVLQDSQARRIQASVPKALVRRWNDNIDEFKMYKMSNFIVVDKREKTKTSMNRWTLNFSHRTVVLLVENPTFPLQAFRLTQISELLNADRINDSQLIDIMGEVVGKEDPKELITSKGKETKRLAILVEDLDNYRIGCVLFGDMVDQILPYLDDGRVEPLIVVLQFFRPSRWNEKTSVQSHFDISKLRINPDLEEVRDFRDRRLAAIPSNLVRISQVNTNNSHSGADELKRGDVTVNTIEEALNSTQEGPLWIAGTIVAINSGKDDWFYKSCRKCPKKVETPIGNRYECGKCGHTHGSASLRFKVEVMAYDGTGSITLLLWDRETVQLCGRQAEQIKDEEELYAEGYPAALESLLERKLLFKVNVKSSNIKLYDQVYTVMKVCEDDTIFEMHLPNKTFSTVTDTGCSNSVDLSATMVDINNLSDSQYSVDVVEDSVTSLKCKTPAKTATMVLKQQIPINIENEEELGFSTNKLTRNRRKRQKMQLHDNNE; via the exons ATGGCTGAATCGTTTGATTTGTTGATGGATGTCAGTCCGAAAAAGCTTGCATGGAACTTTTTGGTCCATGTTGTTCGTTTATGGAAAACTCCTTGCCGGTACAATCCTAAGGAGATCAATAGTATTGAAATGGTTCTTCAAGATAGTCAGGCAA GGAGGATCCAAGCTTCGGTCCCTAAGGCGTTGGTACGTAGATGGAATGATAACATTGATGAGTTCAAGATGTATAAAATGTCAAATTTCATTGTTGTAGACAAGAGAGAAAAAACCAAGACATCTATGAATCGGTGGACCTTAAATTTCTCTCACCGAACTGTGGTGCTCTTGGTGGAGAATCCAACTTTCCCACTTCAAGCGTTTCGATTAACGCAAATTTCAGAGTTGTTGAATGCTGACAGGATCAATGACTCTCAATTAATAG ATATTATGGGTGAAGTGGTTGGAAAGGAAGATCCAAAGGAACTCATCACAAGCAAAGGGAAGGAAACGAAGCGTCTAGCTATTTTGGTTGAAGATCTTGA TAATTATCGTATTGGGTGTGTGTTGTTTGGGGACATGGTTGATCAAATACTACCATACCTAGATGATGGAAGAGTTGAACCATTGATAGTGGTCTTGCAGTTCTTCCGACCGAGTAGATGGAATG AGAAAACCTCAGTACAGAGTCATTTCGACATTTCTAAGCTACGCATCAATCCCGATCTCGAGGAGGTTCGCGACTTTCGTGACAG GAGGCTTGCCGCTATACCCTCAAATTTGGTCAGAATTAGTCAAGTCAACACAAACAACTCACATTCTGGGGCAGATGAACTTAAGCGGGGTGATGTGACGGTGAACACAATAGAGGAAGCACTAAACTCAACACAG GAAGGCCCTTTGTGGATTGCTGGAACAATTGTGGCAATCAATTCTGGCAAGGATGATTGGTTTTACAAATCATGTAGAAAGTGTCCGAAGAAGGTTGAAACACCAATTGGAAATAGATACGAGTGTGGAAAGTGTGGCCACACTCACGGAAGTGCATCGTTAAG GTTTAAGGTTGAGGTGATGGCCTATGATGGCACTGGTAGCATAACACTGCTTCTATGGGATCGAGAAACGGTTCAACTATGTGGTAGACAAGCAGAACAGATCAAGGATGAGGAG GAACTTTATGCTGAAGGATACCCTGCAGCTCTTGAGAGCCTGTTAGAAAGAAAACTTCTTTTTAAGGTGAATGTCAAATCCTCCAACATCAAGCTCTATGACCAGGTGTATACAGTGATGAAGGTCTGCGAGGATGATACAATTTTTGAAATGCATCTCCCAAATAAAACGTTCTCCACTGTAACT GATACCGGGTGCAGTAACTCGGTGGATTTGTCAGCAACTATGGTTGATATCAACAATCTTAGTGATTCTCAATATTCTGTG GATGTTGTGGAGGATAGTGTTACAAGCCTCAAGTGCAAAACTCCAGCCAAAACAGCTACCATGGTTTTAAAGCAACAAATTCCCATCAAcattgagaatgaagaagaacTGGGGTTTTCAACCAACAAACTTACCCGCAATCGTCGAAAAAGACAGAAGATGCAACTTCATGATAACAATGAATGA
- the LOC112800905 gene encoding replication protein A 70 kDa DNA-binding subunit C isoform X2 — translation MAESFDLLMDVSPKKLAWNFLVHVVRLWKTPCRYNPKEINSIEMVLQDSQARRIQASVPKALVRRWNDNIDEFKMYKMSNFIVVDKREKTKTSMNRWTLNFSHRTVVLLVENPTFPLQAFRLTQISELLNADRINDSQLIDIMGEVVGKEDPKELITSKGKETKRLAILVEDLDNYRIGCVLFGDMVDQILPYLDDGRVEPLIVVLQFFRPSRWNEKTSVQSHFDISKLRINPDLEEVRDFRDRRLAAIPSNLVRISQVNTNNSHSGADELKRGDVTVNTIEEALNSTQEGPLWIAGTIVAINSGKDDWFYKSCRKCPKKVETPIGNRYECGKCGHTHGSASLRFKVEVMAYDGTGSITLLLWDRETVQLCGRQAEQIKDEEELYAEGYPAALESLLERKLLFKVNVKSSNIKLYDQVYTVMKVCEDDTIFEMHLPNKTFSTVTEYLQYGCRIPGAVTRWICQQLWLISTILVILNILWMLWRIVLQASSAKLQPKQLPWF, via the exons ATGGCTGAATCGTTTGATTTGTTGATGGATGTCAGTCCGAAAAAGCTTGCATGGAACTTTTTGGTCCATGTTGTTCGTTTATGGAAAACTCCTTGCCGGTACAATCCTAAGGAGATCAATAGTATTGAAATGGTTCTTCAAGATAGTCAGGCAA GGAGGATCCAAGCTTCGGTCCCTAAGGCGTTGGTACGTAGATGGAATGATAACATTGATGAGTTCAAGATGTATAAAATGTCAAATTTCATTGTTGTAGACAAGAGAGAAAAAACCAAGACATCTATGAATCGGTGGACCTTAAATTTCTCTCACCGAACTGTGGTGCTCTTGGTGGAGAATCCAACTTTCCCACTTCAAGCGTTTCGATTAACGCAAATTTCAGAGTTGTTGAATGCTGACAGGATCAATGACTCTCAATTAATAG ATATTATGGGTGAAGTGGTTGGAAAGGAAGATCCAAAGGAACTCATCACAAGCAAAGGGAAGGAAACGAAGCGTCTAGCTATTTTGGTTGAAGATCTTGA TAATTATCGTATTGGGTGTGTGTTGTTTGGGGACATGGTTGATCAAATACTACCATACCTAGATGATGGAAGAGTTGAACCATTGATAGTGGTCTTGCAGTTCTTCCGACCGAGTAGATGGAATG AGAAAACCTCAGTACAGAGTCATTTCGACATTTCTAAGCTACGCATCAATCCCGATCTCGAGGAGGTTCGCGACTTTCGTGACAG GAGGCTTGCCGCTATACCCTCAAATTTGGTCAGAATTAGTCAAGTCAACACAAACAACTCACATTCTGGGGCAGATGAACTTAAGCGGGGTGATGTGACGGTGAACACAATAGAGGAAGCACTAAACTCAACACAG GAAGGCCCTTTGTGGATTGCTGGAACAATTGTGGCAATCAATTCTGGCAAGGATGATTGGTTTTACAAATCATGTAGAAAGTGTCCGAAGAAGGTTGAAACACCAATTGGAAATAGATACGAGTGTGGAAAGTGTGGCCACACTCACGGAAGTGCATCGTTAAG GTTTAAGGTTGAGGTGATGGCCTATGATGGCACTGGTAGCATAACACTGCTTCTATGGGATCGAGAAACGGTTCAACTATGTGGTAGACAAGCAGAACAGATCAAGGATGAGGAG GAACTTTATGCTGAAGGATACCCTGCAGCTCTTGAGAGCCTGTTAGAAAGAAAACTTCTTTTTAAGGTGAATGTCAAATCCTCCAACATCAAGCTCTATGACCAGGTGTATACAGTGATGAAGGTCTGCGAGGATGATACAATTTTTGAAATGCATCTCCCAAATAAAACGTTCTCCACTGTAACT GAATATCTCCAATATGGTTGTAGGATACCGGGTGCAGTAACTCGGTGGATTTGTCAGCAACTATGGTTGATATCAACAATCTTAGTGATTCTCAATATTCTGTG GATGTTGTGGAGGATAGTGTTACAAGCCTCAAGTGCAAAACTCCAGCCAAAACAGCTACCATGGTTTTAA
- the LOC140184837 gene encoding uncharacterized protein codes for MSCEKGYKNHNFYSKTLRAISGSVINCISRMSDTPPNMKKLPHLSEDLIWKIMVKADPKTVGQCRTLSKGWNFRLCTNLFVKANYKENKDRSKSVIVGIGYPPGDYNSIWFVRAYLHSGRQVQFNVPMDANQYGLYSVIGSENGIICIKISLGGLNSRLLVWNPVSDKRRYVTDEASKHSAHAVSLYAFGFLEDEIEYRIVHVYKRAFRQRNMSWSLYTSFEREWTHSGMFKSDVQKLGPKYIVHNGIVYWIGWQGANFFEPASIVTFNLRIQMFHEAKIPPDVPSDYNSLTYFNDGVGYISYRNLAFSRQVLVWQMKRNGDHSIHWERMIRVSGLGIPYTPSLFLGNDIITVMECRDGSGSANDAVRTDFLISRLKYMESRREHLVQRTWQEHVNVKTITMHSDGLYMV; via the coding sequence ATGAGTTGTGAGAAAGGTTACAAGAACCATAATTTCTACTCAAAAACACTAAGAGCCATTAGCGGCTCCGTAATAAACTGTATATCTAGAATGAGTGACACTCCACCCAATATGAAAAAACTTCCACACCTTAGTGAGGATCTTATCTGGAAGATCATGGTGAAGGCAGATCCTAAGACAGTTGGACAGTGCAGAACGCTAAGCAAGGGTTGGAATTTCAGGCTGTGTACTAATTTGTTCGTGAAGGCAAACTATAAGGAAAACAAAGATCGAAGCAAGAGTGTGATCGTAGGCATTGGCTATCCCCCAGGTGATTACAACTCGATTTGGTTCGTTCGAGCGTATCTTCATTCGGGTCGCCAGGTTCAGTTCAATGTCCCAATGGATGCTAACCAATATGGCTTATATTCAGTCATTGGGTCTGAGAACGGAATCATATGCATAAAGATCTCATTGGGTGGCCTTAATTCTCGGCTTCTTGTATGGAATCCAGTATCGGATAAGAGGCGATACGTAACCGATGAAGCAAGCAAGCATTCCGCTCATGCCGTTTCTCTATATGCGTTTGGTTTTTTGGAGGACGAAATCGAGTACCGTATTGTGCATGTCTACAAGCGTGCATTTAGACAAAGAAATATGTCATGGTCTCTTTACACTTCATTTGAACGAGAATGGACTCATTCCGGTATGTTTAAGAGTGATGTCCAGAAACTTGGGCCCAAATATATAGTGCACAATGGGATAGTCTATTGGATTGGGTGGCAGGGAGCTAATTTCTTTGAGCCAGCATCCATAGTCACGTTCAACCTCCGCATCCAGATGTTCCATGAGGCAAAGATCCCCCCAGACGTGCCATCTGATTACAACTCACTAACTTACTTCAACGATGGTGTCGGGTATATTTCATACCGTAATCTTGCATTCAGCAGGCAAGTCCTGGTCTGGCAAATGAAAAGAAATGGTGATCACAGCATCCATTGGGAGAGGATGATTAGAGTTTCTGGTCTTGGAATCCCATACACTCCTTCATTGTTCTTAGGCAATGACATAATAACAGTCATGGAGTGCAGAGACGGGTCAGGAAGTGCAAATGATGCCGTGCGAACAGACTTCCTGATTTCGAGGCTAAAATATATGGAATCAAGAAGGGAGCATTTGGTTCAACGCACATGGCAGGAACATGTTAACGTGAAGACAATTACAATGCATTCAGATGGGCTATACATGGTTTAG
- the LOC140184838 gene encoding uncharacterized protein, giving the protein MKFPARNICLNGQSYRISICLYVNLEALGDINSVPFNSTQVASFNDSAQYVRSAFAYINMRNYKAYALIFNRFLPHCKMDAEQSRTRKIGITVIHRQENNKGGRASTRDARVASCKEQASKEYLHMGDAMYICEHCFALFWYDERINKSYNTDQPKFTMCCKGGQVQLPHLPEAPKVLYELLFNNNPKSKHFRDNIRSYNSMFQFTSMGAKIDRGINTSRGPPTFILCGENYHLIGSLIPPEGNNAKFAQLYIVDSQNEVHNRMSAIRGEDNKNIDEDIVRDLKKMLDEKNVLVKAFRMVRDSMGKESNSTIKLRLLGKRGKDGRRYNLPSTDEVAALIVGDFDIDKTDRDIVVETQSGRLQRINQLNPAYLGLQYPLLFPYGEDGYKEDIPLNKRHHNRGKGRQEVSMREFFAFRIQERLADGSPLLYSRRLFQQFLVDGYSMIESSRLNYIRSDQEKLRCEMYKGVKEAVLNGETTPSSCGKRIILPSSFTGGPRYMIQNYQDAMAICKVVGYPDLFITFTCNPKWPEVEDFLNNRELNPQDRPDIICRVFKAKLDTLIKDVRANKVFGRVAAVVYTIEFQKRGLPHAHILLFLHKDDKFPTAEDIDKIISAEIPDKKIDPEYFDAVEKHMMHGPCGVARKDSPCMENSKCIRHFPKKFVENTTIDDDGYPVYRRREDGKTINKSGVDLDNRYVVPHNRFLLMRYGAHINVEWCNQSRSIKYLFKYVNKGHDRVTASFYKSAADKENMDDYDEVSMYYDCRYISPCEAAWRIFGYNIHYRDPSVVRLGFHLPDEQNLIFKDNEKLDDVIREASVKESMFLGWFQANKIYSEARSLTFAEFPTHFVWKAKERVWLPRKSHAVIGRIFFVPPGSGERYYLRLLLNCVRGPTCYEDIRTIDGVVYSSFKDACYARGLLDDDKEYVEAIVEASYWGSDPNMYGKKHGLYYVMTYFIDRGDYSIIKLILTEAEIKDLTLMEIENILNKYNKSLKDFPPMPMPDTNQCNNLLYPNGMNRLICDELRYDRQKLAAEHVTYLGLLTDEQKEVYNKVITAVQTGKGGVFFLYGYGGTGKTFVWKTLASALRSRSHIVLTVASSGIASLLLPGGRTAHSRFAIPLNIDEFSTCNIKQGSALAELLIKTKLIIWDEAPMVNRFCIEALDRTMRDILRFNNKDSLEQPFGGKTIVFGGDFRQILPVIPKGSRQEIVNATINSSYLWDDCKLLTLSKNMRLKSSDLNSRSSELKEFADWILSIGDGSQGSRSNTGEKVVIPDDILVSDWVDPIEAICRVTYPESLSGRNIDQQIEDRAILAPTLQLVDEINNYMMSLNPAEAQTYLSSDKACPTEPNNDLLASIHTPELLNTIKCSGVPNHELTLKVGTPIMLLRNIDHSAGLCNGTQLVVTKLGKHIIEARTCAGKNKGQKVFIPRMTLSPSDHRIPFKFQRRQFPIMVSYAMTINKSQGQSLSKVGLILKKPVFTHGQLYVAISRVTNKEGLKILLCHDDDQKKETENVVFKEVFRNIC; this is encoded by the exons ATGAAGTTTCCAGCTAGAAATATATGCTTAAATGGTCAATCTTACCGCATTAGCATATGTCTATATGTAAATCTCGAAGCCCTTGGAGATATTAACTCTGTGCCCTTTAACTCTACCCAAGTTGCCAGCTTCAACGACTCCGCTCAATATGTCCGATCTGCATTTGCCTACATTAATATGCGAAACTATAAGGCCTACGCCTTAATCTTT AACCGCTTTTTGCCCCATTGTAAAATGGATGCAGAGCAGTCAAGGACTCGCAAAATAGGAATCACTGTCATACATCGACAAGAAAATAACAAAG GTGGAAGGGCTTCAACAAGGGATGCTAGAGTTGCCAGTTGTAAGGAGCAGGCAAGCAAGG AGTATTTGCACATGGGAGATGCAATGTATATATGCGAACACTGCTTTGCCCTTTTTTGGTACGATGAAAGGATAAACAAAAGTTATAACACAGACCAACCAAAATTTACGATGTGTTGTAAAGGAGGTCAAGTCCAACTGCCACACCTACCAGAAGCACCAAAAGTTTTGTATGAGTTGTTGTTCAATAATAACCCCAAGAGCAAGCATTTTCGTGATAACATCAGGTCATATAATAGCATGTTTCAATTCACTTCAATGGGTGCCAAAATAGACCGCGGTATAAATACTTCTAGAGGTCCACCTACATTCATTCTTTGTGGCGAAAACTACCATCTAATAGGTAGCCTAATTCCACCAGAAGGGAATAATGCGAAATTTGCCCAATTATACATAGTTGATTCACAAAATGAGGTGCACAACCGGATGTCAGCTATCAG GGGTGAAGATAACAAAAACATAGATGAAGACATTGTAAGAGATCTTAAGAAGATGCTGGATGAAAAGAATGTGTTGGTGAAGGCATTCCGCATGGTTAGGGATTCAATGGGCAAAGAATCAAATTCAACAATTAAACTTAGACTATTGGGAAAAAGGGGAAAGGATGGTAGAAGATATAACTTACCATCAACAGATGAGGTTGCTGCATTGATTGTCGGTGATTTTGACATTGACAAGACAGACAGAGACATTGTTGTGGAGACACAGAGCGGAAGATTACAAAGGATTAATCAACTCAATCCAGCATATCTGGGATTACAATATCCCCTGCTATTTCCTTATGGCGAGGATGGATACAAGGAAGATATACCGCTAAACAAAAGACACCATAACCGTGGTAAAGGACGACAGGAGGTGTCGATGAGAGAATTTTTTGCTTTTCGTATACAAGAAAGACTAGCCGACGGATCTCCACTGTTATACTCAAGAAGACTCTTTCAACAGTTTTTGGTTGATGGGTACTCCATGATTGAGTCATCAAGGCTAAACTACATACGCAGTGACCAAGAGAAATTAAGGTGTGAGATGTACAAGGGAGTAAAGGAAGCAGTACTGAATGGAGAAACAACGCCGTCATCATGTGGCAAGCGTATAATATTGCCTTCGTCATTCACAGGTGGACCAAGATACATGATACAAAACTATCAGGATGCAATGGCAATATGTAAGGTTGTTGGTTATCCAGACCTCTTCATAACCTTCACGTGCAATCCGAAGTGGCCTGAGGTTGAAGACTTTTTGAACAATAGAGAGCTGAATCCACAAGATCGACCCGACATTATTTGTAGGGTTTTCAAGGCAAAATTAGATACACTAATTAAAGATGTACGAGCAAACAAAGTTTTTGGTAGAGTTGCTGCAG TGGTATACACAATCGAATTCCAGAAACGTGGGTTACCACATGCACACATTCTACTATTCTTACACAAGGATGACAAATTTCCCACTGCCGAAGATATTGATAAGATTATATCAGCTGAGATACCCGATAAAAAGATAGACCCGGAATACTTTGATGCAGTCGAAAAGCACATGATGCACGGTCCATGTGGAGTGGCAAGGAAAGATTCACCATGTATGGAAAATTCTAAATGCATTCGACACTTCCCTAAGAAGTTTGTTGAGAATACTACTATCGACGATGATGGGTACCCGGTATACCGACGAAGAGAAGATGGAAAGACTATCAACAAATCAGGAGTCGATCTTGACAATCGTTATGTTGTACCACACAATAGGTTTCTACTCATGAGATATGGTGCCCATATTAATGTTGAGTGGTGTAACCAGTCAAGATCTATTAAGTATTTGTTCAAATATGTGAACAAAGGTCATGACCGTGTAACGGCTTCATTTTATAAAAGTGCTGCAGACAAAGAGAACATGGATGACTATGATGAAGTCAGTATGTACTATGATTGCAGGTATATTTCTCCGTGTGAAGCTGCTTGGAGGATCTTTGGTTACAACATACACTACAGGGATCCCTCGGTTGTTCGTCTAGGATTTCACTTACCCGATGAACAAAACTTGATCTTTAAAGATAATGAAAAGCTCGATGATGTGATCCGAGAAGCATCTGTTAAGGAGTCTATGTTTCTCGGTTGGTTTCAAGCCAACAAGATCTACTCAGAAGCAAGGTCGCTCACTTTTGCAGAATTTCCTACACATTTTGTGTGGAAGGCAAAGGAAAGGGTGTGGTTGCCTCGGAAGAGCCATGCTGTAATTGGAAGAATCTTCTTTGTGCCTCCTGGATCTGGTGAGAGATATTACCTAAGGCTACTACTCAATTGCGTTAGGGGACCAACTTGCTATGAAGACATTCGAACTATAGACGGTGTTGTATACTCATCATTCAAAGATGCATGTTATGCACGTGGTCTTTTAGATGATGATAAGGAATATGTTGAAGCAATAGTGGAAGCAAGTTATTGGGGCTCAG ACCCGAACATGTATGGGAAGAAACATGGACTTTATTATGTGATGACATACTTCATAGACAGAGGAGACTACTCGATAATCAAG TTAATCCTCACAGAGGCCGAGATCAAAGATTTGACCCTAATGGAGATTGAGAATATACTTAACAAATACAACAAAAGTCTGAAAGATTTTCCACCAATGCCAATGCCAGATACAAACCAATGTAACAATTTATTGTATCCCAATGGCATGAATAGGTTAATTTGCGATGAACTCAGATATGATCGGCAAAAACTAGCTGCAGAGCATGTAACCTACTTAGGACTATTAACTGATGAACAAAAAGAAGTATATAACAAAGTCATCACTGCAGTTCAAACCGGCAAAGGTGGAGTATTTTTCCTTTATGGGTACGGTGGGACAGGAAAAACATTTGTTTGGAAGACACTAGCTTCTGCATTGAGGTCTAGATCACATATTGTTCTAACAGTTGCATCTAGCGGGATAGCATCACTTTTGTTGCCTGGAGGCAGGACAGCTCACTCACGTTTCGCAATACCGCTTAACATAGATGAATTCTCAACATGCAATATTAAGCAAGGGAGTGCACTAGCTGAGCTTTTGATTAAGACAAAGTTGATAATTTGGGATGAGGCACCTATGGTAAATAGATTCTGTATTGAAGCTCTTGATAGGACCATGCGTGACATATTAAGGTTCAATAACAAAGATAGCTTGGAGCAGCCATTTGGAGGCAAGACAATTGTTTTTGGGGGAGATTTTCGCCAAATACTTCCAGTCATCCCGAAAGGGTCTAGGCAAGAAATAGTCAATGCCACTATCAACTCATCATACTTGTGGGATGACTGCAAGCTTTTGACACTTTCAAAGAACATGCGCTTAAAATCAAGTGATTTAAATTCAAGGTCATCTGAGTTGAAAGAATTTGCTGATTGGATACTCAGTATTGGTGATGGCAGCCAAGGGTCACGATCGAATACAGGTGAAAAGGTTGTCATTCCCGATGACATATTGGTTTCCGATTGGGTAGACCCAATTGAAGCAATATGTAGAGTAACTTATCCTGAAAGCCTTTCAGGAAGAAATATTGACCAACAGATTGAAGATCGAGCTATCCTTGCACCAACACTACAGTTAGTTGATGAGATCAACAACTACATGATGAGTTTAAATCCGGCTGAAGCGCAAACATATTTGAGCTCTGATAAGGCATGTCCCACAGAGCCTAATAACGATTTATTGGCTTCAATACACACTCCTGAACTCCTAAACACAATCAAGTGCTCAGGTGTCCCTAACCATGAGTTAACACTAAAAGTTGGAACACCAATTATGCTGTTAAGAAACATTGACCACTCCGCAGGATTGTGCAATGGAACACAATTGGTTGTTACTAAACTTGGAAAACACATAATTGAAGCACGAACGTGTGCGGGCAAGAATAAGGGGCAGAAAGTGTTTATACCAAGGATGACACTAAGTCCTTCTGACCATCGAATACCATTCAAATTCCAACGGAGACAATTTCCTATTATGGTTTCATACGCGATGACTATAAACAAGAGCCAAGGTCAGTCATTATCAAAGGTTGGGTTAATATTGAAGAAACCCGTATTCACACATGGCCAGCTCTATGTTGCTATCTCCAGGGTGACAAATAAGGAAGGACTCAAGATTTTGTTGTGTCATGATGATGATcaaaagaaagaaacagagaaTGTCGTTTTCAAAGAAGTATTCAGAAACATATGTTGA